The Papio anubis isolate 15944 chromosome 1, Panubis1.0, whole genome shotgun sequence genome window below encodes:
- the AHDC1 gene encoding AT-hook DNA-binding motif-containing protein 1: MRVKPQGLVVTSSAVCSSPDYLREPKYYPGGPPTPRPLLPTRPPASPPDKAFSTHAFSENPRPPPRRDPSTRRPPVLAKGDDPLPPRAARPVSQARCPTPAGDGSSSRRCWDNGRVNLRPVVQLIDIMKDLTRLSQDLQHSGVHLDCGGLRLSRPPAPPPGDLQYSFFSSPSLANSIRSPEERATPHAKSERPSHPLYEPEPEPRDSPQPGQGHSPGATAVATGLPPEPEPDSTDYSELADADILSELASLTCPEAQLLEAQALEPPSPEPEPQLLDPQPRFLDPQALEPLGEALELPPLQPLADPLGLPGLALQALDTLPDSLESQLLDPQALDPLPKLLDVPGRRLEPQQPLGHCPLAEPLRLDLCSPHGPPGPEGHPKYALRRTDRPKILCRRRKAGRGRKADAGPEGRLLPLPMPTGLAAALAEPPPPPPPPPPALPGPGLVSVPELKPESSQTPVVSTRKGKCRGVRRMVVKMAKIPVSLGRRNKTTYKVSSLSSSLSVEGKELGLRVSAEPTPLLKMKNNGRNVVVVFPPGEMPIILKRKRGRPPKNLLLGPGKPKEPAVVAAEAATVAAATMAMPEVKKRRRRKQKLASPQPSYAADANDSKAEYSDVLAKLAFLNRQSQCAGRCSPPRCWTPSEPESVHQAPDTQSISHFLHRVQGFRRRGGKAGGFGGRGGGHAAKSARCSFSDFFEGIGKKKKVVAVAAAGVGGPGLTELGHPRKRGRGEVDAVTGKPKRKRRSRKNGTLFPEQVPSGPGFGEAGAEWAGDKGGGWAPHHGHPGGQAGRNCGFQGTEARAFASTGLESGASGRGSYYSTGAPSGQTELSQERQNLFTGYFRSLLDSDDSSDLLDFALSASRPESRKASGTYAGPPTSTLPAQRGLATFPSRGAKASPVAVGSGGAGADTSFQPVLPTRQTFPPGRAASYGLTPATSDCRAAETFPKLAPPPSAVARSPTTHPPANTYLPQYGGYGAGQSVFAPAKPFTGQDCANSKDCSFAYGSGNSLPASPSSAHSAGYAPPPTGGPCLPPSKASFFNSSEGAPFSGSAPTPLRCDSRASTVSPGGYMVPKGTTASATSAASAASSSSSSFQPSPENCRQFAGASQWPFRQGYGGLDWASEAFSQLYNPSFDCHVSEPNVILDISNYTPQKVKQQTAVSETFSESSSDSTQFNQPVGGGGFRRANSEASSSEGQSSLSSLEKLMMDWNEASSAPGYNWNQSVLFQSSSKPGRGRRKKVDLFEASHLGFPTSASAAASGYPSKRSTGPRQPRGGRGGGACSAKKERGGAAAKAKFIPKPQPVNPLFQDSPDLGLDYYSGDSSMSPLPSQSRAFGVGERDPCDFIGPYSMNPSTPSDGTFGQGFHCDSPSLGAPELDGKHFPPLAHPPTVFDAGLQKAYSPTCSPTLGFKEELRPPPTKLAACEPLKHGLQGASLGHAAAAQAHLSCRDLPLGQAHYDSPSCKGTAYWYPPGSAARSPPYEGKVGTGLLADFLGRTEAACLSAPHLASPPATPKADKEPLEMARPPGPPRGPAAAAAGYGCPLLSDLTLSPVPRDSLLPLQDTAYRYPGFMPQAHPGLGGGPKSGFLGPMAEPHPEDTFTVTSL; this comes from the coding sequence ATGCGTGTGAAGCCCCAGGGCCTGGTGGTGACTTCCAGTGCCGTGTGCAGCTCTCCTGACTACCTCCGGGAGCCCAAGTACTACCCCGGCggcccccccaccccccggccCCTGCTTCCCACCCGGCCCCCTGCCAGCCCACCCGACAAGGCCTTCTCCACCCACGCCTTCTCCGAGAACCCACGCCCACCCCCACGCCGGGACCCCAGCACCCGGCGCCCACCAGTCCTTGCCAAGGGGGACGACCCGCTGCCCCCACGGGCAGCCCGTCCTGTCTCACAGGCCCGCTGCCCCACACCGGCCGGAGACGGCAGCAGCTCCCGACGCTGCTGGGACAACGGGCGGGTGAACCTGCGACCAGTGGTGCAGCTGATTGACATCATGAAGGACCTGACACGCCTCTCCCAGGACCTGCAGCACAGTGGTGTACACCTGGACTGTGGTGGGCTCCGACTGAGCCGCCCGCCTGCACCGCCACCCGGCGACCTACAGTACAGCTTCTTCTCCTCACCCAGTTTGGCCAACAGCATCCGTAGCCCTGAGGAGCGAGCCACCCCACACGCCAAGTCAGAGCGGCCCAGCCACCCCCTCTACGAGCCTGAGCCTGAGCCTAGGGATAGTCCCCAGCCTGGCCAAGGCCATAGTCCCGGAGCCACGGCTGTGGCCACGGGTCTGCCCCCAGAGCCTGAGCCAGACAGCACTGATTACTCAGAACTTGCTGACGCCGACATCCTTAGTGAGCTGGCCTCCCTCACTTGCCCAGAGGCCCAGCTGCTAGAGGCCCAGGCCCTCGAGCCACCATCTCCTGAGCCAGAGCCTCAGCTCCTGGACCCCCAGCCCCGCTTCCTGGACCCGCAGGCACTAGAGCCGCTCGGGGAAGCTCTGGAGCTGCCACCCCTGCAACCTCTTGCTGATCCTCTGGGGCTGCCGGGCCTGGCTCTCCAGGCCCTGGACACCCTGCCTGACTCCTTGGAGTCGCAGCTGCTTGACCCCCAGGCACTAGACCCCCTGCCCAAGCTGCTTGACGTCCCAGGTCGCCGTCTGGAGCCCCAGCAGCCCCTGGGGCACTGCCCACTGGCCGAGCCCTTGCGCCTGGACTTGTGCTCACCGCACGGCCCCCCCGGGCCTGAGGGTCACCCCAAGTACGCCTTGCGGCGTACTGATAGGCCAAAGATCCTGTGTCGCCGGCGGAAAGCCGGACGGGGGCGCAAGGCGGACGCCGGACCCGAGGGCCGCCTACTGCCCCTGCCTATGCCCACGGGGCTGGCAGCCGCCCTGGCCGAACCCCCACCGCCACCGCCGCCTCCACCCCCTGCCCtgccaggcccaggcctggtctCAGTCCCAGAATTGAAGCCAGAATCTTCCCAGACCCCAGTGGTCTCTACCCGCAAAGGCAAGTGCCGAGGCGTGCGGCGCATGGTGGTGAAGATGGCCAAGATCCCCGTATCGCTCGGGCGACGGAACAAGACCACATACAAAGTGTCTTCCTTGAGCAGCAGCCTGAGTGTGGAGGGCAAGGAGCTAGGCCTGCGTGTGTCAGCTGAGCCCACCCCGCTGCTGAAGATGAAGAACAACGGGCGGAACGTGGTAGTGGTCTTCCCACCCGGTGAGATGCCCATTATTCTTAAGCGTAAGCGCGGCCGCCCTCCTAAGAACCTGCTGCTGGGCCCTGGCAAGCCCAAggagccagccgtggtggcggcCGAGGCAGCCACTGTGGCAGCAGCCACCATGGCCATGCCAGAGGTGAAGAAACGACGGCGGCGGAAGCAGAAGCTGGCGTCTCCCCAACCGTCCTATGCGGCAGACGCCAACGACAGCAAGGCTGAGTACTCAGACGTCCTGGCCAAGCTGGCCTTTCTGAACCGCCAGAGCCAGTGCGCTGGACGGTGCTCGCCACCCCGCTGCTGGACACCCAGTGAGCCGGAGTCAGTGCACCAGGCCCCTGACACCCAGAGCATCTCCCACTTCCTGCATCGTGTGCAGGGCTTCCGGCGGCGTGGGGGCAAAGCAGGTGGTTTTGGTGGCCGGGGTGGGGGCCATGCGGCCAAGTCAGCCCGATGCTCCTTCAGTGACTTCTTTGAGGGCattggcaagaaaaagaaggtgGTGGCCGTGGCAGCCGCTGGGGTGGGGGGCCCTGGCCTTACCGAGTTGGGGCACCCACGCAAACGGGGCCGGGGGGAGGTAGACGCTGTGACTGGGAAGCCAAAGCGCAAGAGACGGTCCCGGAAGAATGGGACTCTGTTCCCAGAGCAGGTGCCCAGTGGCCCAGGCTTTGGGGAGGCGGGTGCCGAGTGGGCCGGAGATAAGGGTGGTGGCTGGGCCCCTCACCATGGGCACCCAGGCGGGCAAGCTGGCCGAAACTGTGGGTTTCAGGGGACCGAGGCCCGGGCCTTTGCCTCCACTGGGCTGGAGAGCGGAGCCTCAGGCCGTGGCAGCTACTACAGCACAGGCGCACCCTCAGGCCAGACCGAGCTCAGCCAGGAGCGCCAAAACCTCTTCACCGGCTACTTTCGCTCGCTGCTCGATTCGGATGACTCCTCCGATCTTTTGGACTTTGCCCTCTCAGCTTCTCGCCCAGAGTCCCGGAAGGCATCAGGCACCTATGCAGGGCCACCCACCAGCACCCTACCTGCCCAGCGGGGCCTTGCCACCTTCCCTAGCCGGGGAGCCAAGGCCAGCCCAGTGGCAGTGGGTAGTGGTGGGGCTGGGGCGGACACCTCCTTCCAGCCTGTCCTGCCCACGCGCCAGACCTTCCCACCAGGACGGGCAGCGAGCTATGGGCTAACTCCGGCCACTTCAGACTGCCGGGCAGCCGAGACCTTCCCCAAGCTGGCTCCCCCGCCCTCAGCCGTGGCCCGCTCACCTACCACCCACCCGCCTGCCAACACCTACCTGCCCCAGTATGGCGGCTACGGGGCTGGACAAAGCGTATTTGCCCCGGCTAAGCCCTTTACAGGCCAGGACTGCGCTAACAGCAAGGACTGCAGCTTTGCCTATGGCAGCGGCAACAGCCTCCCTGCCTCACCCAGCAGCGCCCACAGCGCCGGCTATGCCCCACCGCCTACCGGGGGCCCCTGCCTGCCACCAAGCAAGGCCTCCTTCTTCAACAGCTCTGAGGGGGCCCCCTTCTCTGGTTCAGCCCCCACGCCCCTGCGCTGTGACAGCCGGGCCAGCACAGTCTCGCCTGGTGGCTACATGGTGCCCAAGGgcaccacagcctctgccacctctgcagcctctgccgcctcctcctcctcttcctccttccagccCTCGCCCGAGAACTGTCGCCAGTTTGCGGGGGCTTCTCAGTGGCCTTTCCGGCAGGGCTATGGAGGCCTGGACTGGGCCTCAGAGGCCTTTAGTCAGCTCTACAATCCCAGTTTTGACTGCCACGTCAGCGAGCCCAACGTGATCCTGGACATCTCCAACTACACACCACAGAAGGTGAAGCAGCAGACGGCTGTGTCGGAGACCTTCTCCGAGTCATCCTCTGACAGCACCCAGTTCAATCAGCCAGTCGGTGGCGGCGGGTTTCGGCGTGCCAACAGCGAGGCCTCAAGTAGTGAGGGCCAGTCGAGCCTGTCCAGCCTGGAGAAACTGATGATGGACTGGAACGAGGCATCATCTGCCCCCGGCTACAACTGGAACCAGAGTGTCCTCTTTCAGAGTAGCTCCAAGCCAGGCCGTGGACGGCGGAAGAAGGTGGACCTGTTTGAGGCCTCACATCTGGGCTTCCCAACATCTGCCTCTGCCGCTGCCTCAGGCTACCCATCCAAACGGAGCACTGGGCCCCGGCAGCCGCGAGGTGGACGGGGCGGTGGGGCCTGCTCAGCCAAGAAGGAGCGGGGTGGCGCAGCGGCCAAAGCCAAGTTCATCCCCAAGCCACAGCCGGTCAACCCACTGTTCCAGGACAGTCCTGACCTAGGCCTGGACTACTATAGCGGGGACAGCAGCATGTCACCACTGCCCTCACAGTCGAGGGCCTTCGGCGTGGGAGAGCGAGACCCCTGTGACTTCATAGGACCCTACTCCATGAACCCGTCCACGCCTTCCGATGGCACCTTCGGCCAAGGCTTCCACTGCGACTCGCCCAGCCTGGGTGCTCCCGAGCTTGATGGCAAGCATTTCCCACCGCTGGCCCACCCGCCCACGGTGTTCGACGCCGGCCTGCAGAAGGCATACTCGCCCACCTGCTCACCTACGCTGGGCTTCAAGGAAGAGCTGCGGCCACCGCCCACCAAGCTGGCTGCCTGCGAGCCCCTCAAGCATGGGCTCCAGggggccagcctgggccacgcAGCTGCAGCCCAGGCCCACCTGAGCTGCCGGGACCTGCCATTGGGCCAGGCCCACTACGATTCCCCCAGCTGCAAGGGCACAGCATATTGGTACCCTCCAGGCTCGGCTGCCCGCAGCCCGCCCTATGAAGGCAAGGTGGGTACAGGGCTGCTGGCTGACTTCCTGGGCAGGACGGAGGCCGCGTGCCTCAGTGCCCCTCACCTGGCTAGCCCACCAGCCACGCCCAAGGCCGACAAGGAGCCACTGGAAATGGCCCGGCCCCCTGGCCCACCCCGTGGCCCTGCTGCAGCCGCTGCTGGCTATGGCTGCCCACTCCTTAGTGACTTGACCCTGTCCCCCGTGCCGAGGGACTCGCTGCTGCCCCTGCAGGACACCGCCTACAGGTACCCAGGCTTTATGCCCCAGGCGCATCCTGGCCTGGGAGGGGGCCCCAAGAGCGGCTTCCTGGGGCCCATGGCGGAACCTCACCCTGAGGACACATTCACCGTCACGTCCCTGTAG